In Quercus robur chromosome 10, dhQueRobu3.1, whole genome shotgun sequence, a genomic segment contains:
- the LOC126702497 gene encoding uncharacterized protein LOC126702497, whose amino-acid sequence MQYVEQYVLAKYPQYAGLVGGEKIDLSSLCINEEPVEPALDDRRKSPRGSIRDPSTPSFGTNHPDLDRTQLEHSSLIDILTKKSTFPGSFISIPETQAGNKVLKHCGLTDDEYLVLFTPSYQDAMKLVGESYPFFKGNFYQTIIREEEDCIREYATFKESKLIVAPEDWLDLRIKGSMLSQYFRRKCKHSPKGLFSYPVKVKGTRYSMHWVSEAHRNFWHVLLDATALVVGEDVLNLALHQPDFVLCSVDNTHASPSRITCLLVRKKTFDSTTAPSQSNE is encoded by the coding sequence ATGCAATATGTTGAACAGTATGTCCTAGCAAAATATCCACAATATGCTGGGTTAGTTGGAGGAGAAAAGATAGACCTCTCCAGTCTTTGCATCAATGAGGAGCCCGTAGAGCCCGCGCTTGATGATAGGCGAAAGTCCCCAAGGGGTAGTATCAGAGACCCTTCCACACCCTCCTTTGGAACCAATCATCCTGACTTGGATAGGACCCAGTTGGAGCATTCAAGCTTGATTGACATTCTCACCAAGAAATCTACCTTTCCTGGAAGTTTTATCTCAATCCCTGAAACCCAAGCTGGAAACAAGGTTTTAAAGCACTGTGGATTGACTGATGATGAGTACCTTGTTCTCTTCACTCCAAGCTACCAGGATGCCATGAAATTAGTTGGGGAAAGCTACCCTTTCTTCAAGGGAAACTTCTACCAGACCATTATTCGTGAAGAAGAAGACTGCATAAGAGAGTATGCTACTTTCAAGGAATCCAAATTGATAGTAGCACCAGAGGATTGGCTGGATTTGAGGATCAAGGGATCAATGCTTAGCCAATACTTTAGGAGGAAGTGTAAGCACAGCCCAAAGGGGTTATTCTCTTATCCGGTCAAAGTAAAGGGGACTCGTTATTCAATGCATTGGGTTTCAGAAGCTCATAGGAACTTCTGGCATGTTCTGCTTGATGCAACTGCACTGGTTGTTGGGGAGGATGTGTTGAATCTTGCACTTCATCAGCCAGACTTTGTGTTGTGTAGTGTTGATAATACACATGCAAGTCCTTCAAGGATCACTTGCCTCTTGGTCAGGAAGAAAACCTTTGACAGTACAACAGCTCCATCTCAGTCCAAtgagtga
- the LOC126703164 gene encoding uncharacterized protein LOC126703164: protein MESAKQRIRAAAARQKEERKAKEAGGEASSTPTAVAKVAKRKPDGSDGRPSKKPAVTPSVEPLKEKSPPTSGHGAGKGVMTSAGPVTEGPCRLLTHKEYAVGEVESLIKPTDMEPCDQVGTEDLGASALFDLSRALVRVKALRDRCVAKEGVVSRVRSHNKNLLNQQAQYKEAVRLLNQELQEVKEKLTTVSGENVKLQGEVTALEEKLQTAGADAIGHFKTSQSFIDSCGQYYGTGFDDCLRQVASAFPKLDLSGISMDDGDDVSLQPEPTPERDGSVVLAQPAANPTASDSPTVIVDVEDHQADGNPADAPPA, encoded by the exons ATGGAATCCGCGAAGCAAAGGATACGGGCAGCTGCAGCTCGTCAGAAGGAGGAGAGGAAGGCCAAGGAAGCAGGGGGGGAAGCCTCGTCAACCCCCACGGCCGTCGCCAAAGTGGCGAAGAGGAAACCTGACGGGAGTGACGGCCGTCCCTCAAAAAAGCCTGCCGTCACTCCGTCAGTCGAACCATTGAAGGAAAAGTCCCCTCCGACGTCTGGCCATGGTGCGGGAAAGGGGGTGATGACTTCTGCTGGTCCCGTCACTGAGGGTCCGTGCCGTCTCCTAACCCACAAAGAATATGCCGTCGGGGAGGTTGAGTCCCTGATAAAACCAACGGACATGGAGCCCTGTGATCAAGTAGGGACGGAGGATTTAGGGGCGTCGGCCCTCTTTGATCTCTCCAGG gccttggttcgtgtCAAAGCCCTCCGTGACCGTTGCGTGGCGAAGGAGGGGGTCGTCAGTCGAGTTCGCAGCCATAACAAGAACTTGCTGAATCAGCAGGCTCAGTATAAGGAAGCCGTCCGTCTTCTTAACCAGGAGCTGCAGGAAGTCAAGGAGAAACTGACGACGGTCAGTGGCGAGAACGTCAAGCTCCAAGGAGAGGTGACGGCTCTGGAGGAGAAGTTACAGACGGCGGGGGCTGACGCGATTGGACACTTCAAAACGTCGCAGTCATTTATCGACTCATGTGGTCAATATTACGGCACTGGGTTCGATGACTGCCTTCGACAGGTCGCGTCGGCCTTCCCGAAGCTGGACTTATCTGGGATTTCAATGGATGATGGAGACGACGTCTCTCTTCAGCCAGAACCCACTCCGGAGCGTGACGGCTCGGTAGTCCTGGCTCAGCCTGCTGCTAATCCTACAGCTTCAGATTCTCCAACCGTTATCGTGGATGTTGAAGATCATCAGGCTGACGGAAATCCTGCTGACGCTCCTCCTGCTTAA